In Nitrospinota bacterium, a genomic segment contains:
- a CDS encoding 2-C-methyl-D-erythritol 2,4-cyclodiphosphate synthase — protein sequence MVRIGNGFDAHRITGGRSLVLGGVTIDFDGKGLLGHSDADVLVHAICDALLGAAALGDIGKHFPDTDPQYRGISSVILLHKTARLLADADYRVVNVDATIIAEAPRIAPHIGMMRKNLADAMGTDIANVSVKATTTEKLGFTGRGEGMAAWAVALIGKK from the coding sequence TTGGTCCGCATCGGCAACGGGTTTGACGCGCACAGGATAACCGGGGGGCGCAGCCTTGTCCTCGGCGGCGTCACCATCGATTTTGACGGCAAGGGGCTGCTGGGGCATTCGGACGCGGACGTGCTCGTCCACGCCATTTGCGACGCATTGCTCGGCGCGGCGGCCCTTGGGGACATCGGAAAGCATTTCCCGGACACGGACCCGCAATACAGAGGAATCTCCAGCGTGATACTCCTTCACAAGACCGCGCGCCTTCTGGCGGACGCGGATTACCGCGTCGTCAACGTGGACGCCACGATCATCGCCGAGGCGCCAAGGATAGCCCCGCATATCGGCATGATGCGAAAGAACCTTGCAGACGCCATGGGAACGGACATCGCAAACGTCTCCGTGAAGGCCACCACCACCGAAAAGCTCGGATTCACCGGGCGCGGCGAGGGAATGGCGGCGTGGGCCGTGGCCTTGATCGGGAAGAAGTGA
- a CDS encoding chemotaxis protein CheX, translated as MKSEYINPFLQATINVLSTMAMITPEPGKPFLKTDKRSIGDISGIIGLTGAKRGAIVISLTTEAACKIVGSMLGETYTEVNGDIRDAVGELTNMISGDARRRLAELGIVFEAGIPTIISGKGHEIESVTKGPVVAMPFTVDGHIFVIEASFES; from the coding sequence ATGAAATCCGAGTATATCAATCCGTTCCTGCAGGCCACCATCAACGTCCTGTCCACCATGGCCATGATAACCCCGGAGCCTGGCAAACCGTTCTTGAAGACCGACAAACGCTCCATTGGCGACATTTCGGGGATCATCGGCCTCACCGGGGCGAAACGGGGAGCCATCGTAATCTCGCTGACAACGGAGGCGGCATGCAAGATCGTCGGTTCCATGCTCGGGGAGACTTATACGGAGGTCAACGGTGACATCCGGGACGCCGTGGGCGAACTGACCAACATGATAAGCGGTGACGCGCGGCGAAGGCTTGCCGAACTTGGCATCGTGTTCGAGGCGGGCATACCGACGATCATTTCCGGCAAGGGGCACGAGATCGAAAGCGTCACCAAAGGCCCTGTGGTGGCGATGCCTTTCACCGTGGACGGGCATATATTCGTGATAGAGGCCAGTTTCGAGAGCTGA
- a CDS encoding MarR family transcriptional regulator encodes MQPTKESEKVGKLINLIVDRYASIESTLPLLTRELSHSERKVLKLVAGKGKITIGSIGSSLGIPASTTTWLIAGLVKKDILKRHQDQGDKRKSWIELADKGTALARLMERIPDRIAADLLYKLEPAQREDFITLVDKAVGRIEEAGGFK; translated from the coding sequence GTGCAACCTACAAAGGAATCTGAAAAAGTCGGCAAGCTGATCAATCTGATTGTGGACAGGTACGCCTCCATAGAATCAACGCTCCCTTTGTTGACCCGGGAGCTTTCCCACTCGGAACGTAAAGTCTTAAAGCTTGTGGCCGGAAAAGGCAAAATAACCATCGGCTCCATCGGCTCGTCCCTTGGAATCCCCGCCTCCACCACCACATGGCTTATCGCCGGGCTTGTGAAAAAGGACATTTTGAAGCGCCATCAGGACCAGGGGGACAAGCGCAAAAGCTGGATAGAGCTTGCGGACAAGGGAACCGCCCTGGCCCGCCTGATGGAGCGGATTCCGGACCGGATCGCCGCTGACCTTCTTTACAAGCTCGAACCGGCCCAGCGTGAAGATTTCATCACGCTTGTGGACAAGGCGGTCGGCAGGATCGAAGAGGCGGGGGGCTTTAAATAA
- a CDS encoding glutamate--tRNA ligase, giving the protein MDKVRVRFAPSPTGSLHAGNLRTALFNWLHARKSGGEFILRIEDTDAARATPEAEAEALDSLKKLGLSWDEGPDIGGPHAPYRQSERFSIYTNAADRLFKNGAAYPCYCTPEELEAERKSLIARKIAPRYLGKCRSLPPELRKKLEDEGRKPSMRFKVERDLVEFLDGVRGQMSINTGDIGDFIIVRQDGSAAYNLAAAVDDVEMRITDVIRGEDHLSNTARQILIMRSLGAEHPRYHHLSIILDASGHKLSKREGSMNVAELIENGYLPEAILTSITMLGFGGISGAEALSLSELTDKFDIGKVSRSPAHFDPARLDHINIKALRGSPPGEIARALSPVLAKAGIGLSHFSRETLNRVMTAVAGTIHRPAEAADVAMQFVKRAAPDADAIKALSDEGTDAVVEALEGEMRKRGSLADRDYDAVIESVSKAAGAKGKKLFAPIRAAVTGRLAGPNLKDLFAVLGPRGIIDRIAESKKRT; this is encoded by the coding sequence GTGGATAAAGTCCGCGTCCGCTTCGCCCCCAGCCCCACAGGCTCGCTTCACGCGGGGAACCTTCGCACCGCTCTTTTCAACTGGCTTCACGCCCGCAAGTCCGGCGGCGAATTCATATTGCGTATTGAAGATACAGACGCCGCCCGCGCCACCCCCGAGGCGGAGGCCGAAGCGCTCGATTCGCTCAAAAAGCTGGGACTTTCCTGGGACGAGGGTCCGGACATCGGCGGGCCGCACGCCCCATACCGCCAGAGCGAGCGGTTTTCCATCTATACCAACGCGGCGGACAGACTTTTTAAAAACGGCGCGGCGTACCCGTGCTATTGCACCCCCGAAGAGCTTGAGGCGGAGCGCAAATCGCTGATCGCAAGGAAGATCGCCCCGCGCTACCTTGGCAAGTGCCGCAGCCTTCCGCCGGAACTTCGCAAAAAGCTTGAGGACGAAGGCCGGAAACCCTCCATGCGGTTCAAGGTGGAGCGGGACCTTGTGGAATTTTTGGACGGGGTGCGTGGGCAGATGTCCATCAACACCGGCGACATCGGCGATTTTATCATCGTCCGGCAGGACGGATCTGCGGCTTATAACCTTGCCGCCGCCGTGGACGACGTGGAGATGCGGATAACGGACGTCATCCGGGGGGAGGACCATCTTTCCAACACGGCGCGCCAGATTCTGATAATGCGATCATTGGGGGCGGAGCATCCGCGCTATCACCATCTTTCGATAATTCTGGACGCTTCGGGGCACAAGCTTTCCAAACGCGAGGGTTCCATGAACGTGGCGGAGCTTATCGAAAACGGATACCTGCCGGAGGCCATACTCACATCCATCACCATGCTCGGTTTCGGCGGGATAAGCGGGGCGGAAGCGCTTTCGCTATCAGAGTTGACGGATAAGTTTGACATCGGCAAAGTGTCGCGCTCCCCGGCGCATTTCGATCCGGCCCGGCTGGACCATATAAACATTAAAGCTCTGCGCGGTTCGCCGCCGGGGGAGATTGCCCGGGCGCTCTCCCCTGTTCTTGCCAAGGCCGGAATCGGCCTTTCCCACTTTTCCCGCGAAACGCTGAACCGGGTGATGACCGCCGTTGCCGGCACCATCCACAGGCCGGCGGAAGCGGCGGATGTGGCCATGCAGTTTGTGAAAAGGGCTGCGCCGGACGCAGATGCGATAAAAGCGCTTTCAGACGAGGGGACGGACGCTGTGGTGGAGGCCCTTGAAGGCGAGATGCGAAAGCGCGGATCGCTGGCGGACCGCGATTACGACGCTGTGATAGAATCGGTCTCCAAAGCGGCGGGCGCCAAGGGAAAGAAACTTTTCGCCCCCATCCGCGCGGCGGTGACAGGAAGGCTGGCCGGGCCGAATTTGAAGGACCTGTTCGCCGTGCTAGGCCCGCGGGGAATTATCGACCGTATCGCCGAATCGAAAAAGAGGACATAA
- a CDS encoding type II toxin-antitoxin system RelE/ParE family toxin, with translation MEILETSKFARDADDYLEEEDLEELKLYLAIQPDSGVVIPGSGGCRKLRWKGRGRGKRGGYRVIYFYRKMPEQIWLLTIYSKSELENIHPTIIKRWRQEIES, from the coding sequence ATGGAAATACTTGAAACCTCCAAATTCGCCAGAGATGCTGATGATTATCTGGAGGAGGAGGATTTGGAAGAGCTTAAACTCTATTTGGCAATTCAACCTGATTCAGGAGTCGTTATTCCTGGGAGCGGCGGATGCCGGAAACTGCGATGGAAAGGGAGGGGCCGCGGTAAACGTGGTGGTTACCGGGTGATATATTTTTATAGAAAAATGCCGGAGCAAATATGGTTGCTCACCATTTACTCGAAAAGCGAATTGGAAAACATTCATCCCACCATAATAAAAAGGTGGAGACAGGAGATTGAATCATGA
- a CDS encoding helix-turn-helix domain-containing protein — MKKRNIGLEVLDGIREMKSGKAARRAVIDITEQIKAIREKMDLSQAQFAELMGVSKRTLQEWEQGRCKPTGAALKLLMVARCHPEALHV; from the coding sequence ATGAAAAAGCGGAACATCGGCCTTGAGGTATTGGACGGGATACGCGAGATGAAAAGCGGCAAAGCCGCCCGGCGTGCGGTGATAGACATTACGGAACAGATAAAAGCGATCAGGGAGAAAATGGATTTAAGCCAAGCTCAATTCGCCGAGTTGATGGGGGTGAGCAAGCGGACATTGCAGGAATGGGAGCAGGGGCGCTGCAAGCCGACAGGCGCCGCGTTGAAACTTTTAATGGTGGCCCGCTGTCATCCGGAAGCATTGCATGTATAG